The following proteins are encoded in a genomic region of Spirosoma sp. SC4-14:
- the hslV gene encoding ATP-dependent protease subunit HslV: MQPTIHATTVVGIRHNGQVALGADGQATMGNTVAKSNVRKVRVLMGGKILAGFAGSTADAFTLIERFEEKLNAYGGNLKRAAIELAKDWRTDRYLRKLEAMLIVASKDDLLIISGTGDVIEPDSEIAAIGSGGVYAQSAAVALKKHAPSLSAEEMVRESLHIAADVCIYTNHNLVVETL, translated from the coding sequence ATGCAACCTACAATTCATGCAACCACAGTGGTTGGTATCCGGCATAATGGCCAAGTCGCGCTAGGGGCCGATGGGCAGGCTACCATGGGCAACACCGTTGCCAAAAGTAATGTACGGAAAGTACGCGTTCTGATGGGTGGAAAAATTCTCGCGGGTTTTGCCGGTTCTACGGCCGATGCCTTTACACTGATCGAGCGTTTTGAAGAAAAACTAAACGCCTATGGTGGTAACCTTAAACGGGCAGCAATCGAGCTGGCCAAAGACTGGCGTACAGATCGTTATTTGCGAAAACTGGAGGCTATGCTCATTGTGGCGTCAAAAGACGATTTATTGATTATATCCGGTACGGGCGATGTGATTGAACCTGATAGTGAAATTGCGGCAATCGGATCGGGGGGCGTATATGCCCAGTCGGCAGCGGTAGCGTTGAAAAAACACGCCCCTTCACTTTCGGCCGAAGAAATGGTGCGCGAGAGCCTGCATATTGCTGCCGATGTCTGCATCTATACCAATCATAATTTGGTAGTGGAAACGTTATAA
- a CDS encoding CHASE3 domain-containing protein: MKFLSQSAPKVMNRRIALGFFVAVVLIASGFTLSFYSYNQYGDDTGRVRHTYEVLSSLQNILSLVKDVESGARGYLLTNDSTYLEPYQTAIAAIPGRIEELRVLMGDNPLQKQRISRLSRLVNAKIDIAQQRIKNRASQSPVVLKLSGEGRRRMEALRRHVSVMVDTERTLMEMRNRQAARSFRNTLIIIFALSLLTFLALVISYRLLEQELTRRQQNEDQLRAYEARLKEQIRQLEASNEELERFAFVASHDLQEPLRKIQSFANLITDRYGNLFDGDSLMFMDKIVHSAERMSKLIKDLLNFSRISNHQEEFKPVPLASIIQRILDDQELRIKGLDVQLEVGQLPVIDAIGSQMDHLFTNLISNALKFTRNDVRPLLRIQSTPVDGSVYPELISGRRYFEITIADNGIGFDEKYLDHIFKVFQRLHGKSEFEGTGIGLAICKRVAVSHHGYITARSQPGQGTTFIVVLPESQSLQDYDRSNPTETYSYSIS; the protein is encoded by the coding sequence ATGAAATTTCTCAGCCAGTCTGCTCCAAAGGTGATGAACCGGCGCATTGCGCTGGGCTTCTTTGTGGCCGTGGTCCTGATTGCGTCGGGGTTCACATTGTCGTTCTACAGCTATAATCAATATGGCGACGATACGGGTCGTGTTCGGCATACATATGAAGTATTGAGTTCGCTCCAGAATATTCTTTCGCTGGTAAAAGATGTTGAATCGGGGGCGCGAGGGTATCTGCTAACGAACGATTCGACCTATCTTGAGCCTTACCAGACTGCCATTGCTGCCATACCTGGCCGAATTGAAGAACTACGTGTTCTGATGGGCGATAATCCATTACAAAAACAGCGAATCTCAAGACTAAGCCGGTTGGTTAATGCTAAAATTGATATTGCCCAACAGCGGATAAAAAACCGGGCTTCTCAGTCGCCTGTTGTTCTTAAATTGAGTGGTGAAGGCCGTCGGCGTATGGAAGCTCTTCGGCGTCATGTATCCGTGATGGTCGATACGGAACGTACGCTGATGGAAATGCGAAACCGGCAGGCTGCCCGTTCGTTTCGAAACACGCTCATTATTATTTTTGCGTTGTCTTTACTGACCTTTCTGGCATTGGTTATTTCCTATCGGCTACTGGAGCAGGAACTGACGCGTCGGCAGCAGAATGAAGACCAGCTTCGTGCCTATGAAGCCAGGCTTAAAGAACAAATTCGCCAACTGGAAGCGTCTAATGAAGAACTTGAGCGATTTGCATTTGTGGCCAGTCATGATCTTCAGGAGCCACTTCGAAAAATTCAGTCGTTTGCTAACCTTATTACGGACCGATATGGCAATCTGTTCGATGGCGACAGCCTGATGTTTATGGACAAAATTGTTCACTCGGCCGAACGAATGTCGAAGCTAATTAAAGATTTATTAAACTTTTCCCGTATTTCGAATCATCAGGAAGAGTTCAAGCCAGTGCCGCTGGCAAGTATTATCCAACGGATTCTGGACGATCAGGAACTTCGGATTAAAGGGCTTGATGTGCAGTTGGAGGTTGGTCAATTGCCTGTTATAGACGCAATTGGTAGCCAAATGGATCATTTGTTTACCAATCTGATTTCAAACGCGCTGAAGTTTACCCGAAACGATGTCAGACCTCTGTTGCGTATTCAGTCGACTCCAGTCGATGGTTCCGTGTATCCTGAACTAATTTCGGGCCGACGTTATTTCGAAATTACAATTGCTGATAACGGAATCGGATTTGATGAAAAATATTTAGATCATATTTTTAAAGTGTTTCAGCGATTGCATGGCAAAAGCGAATTTGAAGGCACGGGTATCGGGCTGGCTATTTGCAAACGGGTAGCTGTCTCTCACCACGGCTATATCACGGCCCGTAGCCAACCCGGCCAGGGGACAACATTTATCGTAGTTCTGCCCGAAAGTCAATCATTACAAGATTATGACCGATCAAACCCAACCGAGACCTATTCATATTCTATTAGTTGA
- a CDS encoding response regulator: MTDQTQPRPIHILLVDDDEDDRYLTREAFHQHYPASHISFAEDGEDLLDFLTYQGRYSGAVHTLPELILLDLNMPRKDGREALREIKASDQLRHIPIVVLTTSDAKEDIETSYFNGANSFITKPPTFQRLSEVTKAIGQYWFNVVTVCDHETEE, from the coding sequence ATGACCGATCAAACCCAACCGAGACCTATTCATATTCTATTAGTTGATGACGATGAGGACGATCGTTATCTTACTCGAGAAGCGTTTCATCAGCATTATCCTGCCAGCCATATTTCATTTGCTGAAGATGGCGAAGACTTACTTGATTTTTTGACGTATCAGGGCCGTTATTCCGGGGCCGTTCATACACTACCCGAACTGATTCTTCTGGATTTGAATATGCCCCGAAAAGATGGGCGGGAGGCTCTTCGGGAAATAAAAGCCAGCGACCAGCTTCGGCATATCCCTATCGTGGTGCTGACAACGTCGGATGCCAAGGAAGATATTGAGACCTCGTATTTCAATGGAGCCAACAGCTTTATTACCAAACCGCCTACGTTTCAACGGTTGAGCGAAGTAACAAAAGCCATTGGGCAGTATTGGTTCAATGTGGTAACTGTGTGTGACCACGAAACAGAAGAATAA
- the dacB gene encoding D-alanyl-D-alanine carboxypeptidase/D-alanyl-D-alanine-endopeptidase, translated as MPHFCHWLSISLLICQFSTCGWSTIPSRRFSVADSLAIQRLLAHVEAFQSGPAARFGTVALSIRRVSDGTELIGYNARQSLPSASTLKLITTGTALAVLGSTYTYTTTLEYDGSIKDSVLTGNVYIRGSGDPSLGSWRFPNYFDLSSLLEYWALAVKSVGIRRIQGSVIGDASLYNTLTTPDTWPFGDLGNYYGASLSALNINENLYRVFFKTGRSINTPAPVLRTDPAIPYLTFQNTVTTDAAHTGDHVNIYGAPFMNQQWLTGKVPIGEPANEFSVKGALPDPAYFTAFALHQQLQQTNVVVSGAPVSVGGGLSTTVAATGQRIKLTQHQSPSLAELAQQTNFQSLNLYAEALLRTTALTLDKTVTTTDDSIEALLKFWKSKGVNLDGFRIRDGSGLSTVGALTADNMTGILSALSREKTFPQFYETIPVLGQTGTVRSLARRTAAAGNIRAKSGSIEGVRAYAGYFTATDGERMSFCILVNKFTPGQNRVVTAELEKIFVDLVNLSGK; from the coding sequence ATGCCCCATTTTTGCCATTGGTTATCCATTTCTCTGCTTATTTGCCAATTCAGCACCTGTGGCTGGAGCACAATTCCCTCTCGTCGGTTCTCCGTTGCCGATTCGCTGGCCATACAGCGATTGCTGGCCCATGTCGAAGCTTTCCAGTCGGGGCCAGCGGCTCGTTTCGGCACCGTTGCCTTATCCATCAGGCGGGTTAGTGATGGTACTGAGCTAATTGGCTACAATGCCCGCCAAAGTCTTCCATCAGCCTCAACCCTAAAACTTATAACCACCGGAACCGCTCTGGCTGTGCTCGGGAGCACCTACACCTATACAACAACGCTTGAATACGACGGCAGTATAAAAGACAGCGTTTTAACCGGAAATGTATACATAAGGGGTAGTGGCGATCCATCGCTGGGGAGTTGGCGTTTTCCTAATTATTTTGATCTGAGTTCACTCCTCGAATATTGGGCGTTGGCAGTCAAATCGGTGGGTATCCGTCGCATTCAGGGTTCCGTGATAGGTGATGCCAGCCTATACAACACATTAACAACTCCCGACACCTGGCCTTTTGGCGATCTGGGCAATTACTACGGGGCCAGCCTAAGTGCGCTGAACATCAACGAAAATTTATATCGGGTTTTTTTCAAAACAGGACGCAGCATCAATACCCCCGCTCCTGTTCTACGCACCGACCCGGCCATCCCATATCTTACGTTTCAAAATACGGTAACAACCGATGCGGCCCATACCGGCGATCATGTCAACATTTACGGTGCTCCGTTCATGAATCAGCAGTGGCTAACCGGAAAAGTGCCCATTGGTGAGCCAGCCAACGAATTCAGTGTGAAAGGTGCGCTACCCGATCCTGCTTATTTTACGGCCTTTGCTCTTCATCAACAACTCCAACAGACTAATGTTGTGGTTAGTGGTGCTCCGGTTTCGGTAGGTGGTGGCTTATCGACTACGGTAGCCGCAACAGGCCAACGAATAAAGCTTACTCAGCACCAATCACCTTCTCTGGCCGAACTGGCCCAGCAAACAAACTTTCAAAGTCTTAACCTGTATGCAGAAGCTCTGCTGCGAACCACAGCATTAACATTAGATAAAACAGTAACGACTACCGACGATAGCATTGAGGCTTTGCTAAAGTTCTGGAAAAGTAAGGGCGTTAATCTGGATGGTTTTCGCATTCGCGACGGAAGTGGCCTATCAACAGTTGGGGCGCTCACAGCCGATAATATGACAGGCATTCTAAGCGCATTGAGCCGGGAAAAAACCTTTCCTCAGTTCTACGAAACCATTCCGGTGCTTGGCCAGACCGGAACCGTCAGATCACTGGCCCGGCGAACAGCAGCCGCTGGCAATATACGGGCAAAAAGTGGGTCAATTGAAGGGGTTCGGGCCTATGCTGGCTATTTTACAGCAACCGATGGCGAACGAATGAGCTTCTGTATATTAGTCAACAAATTTACGCCCGGCCAGAATCGGGTAGTAACGGCTGAACTGGAAAAGATTTTTGTCGATCTGGTTAATCTGAGCGGCAAATAA
- a CDS encoding MBL fold metallo-hydrolase: MKLSFLGAARQVTGSMYLLELEDDYRILIDCGSDMERPNSNGQSGLHEAAPTIPHRGFFPFEASSINVVLLTHAHVDHSGNLPNLYREGYEGQILCTEPTLALTNVLLKDAASLNQKRINDLNVSKKQKVKERQVQMQKTLYLDKQVREAMENVVPIAFNRKFRLTSNVDVTFIPAGHLLGAAHIVINVFENGERKSICFSGDIGRKNYPLLVDPAPVPAVDYLVCESTYGNRLHENHMSPEDALADVIQRTCIDIPGRLIIPSFSVGRTQALLYTLNRLYTERNFPPIRVFSDSPMAFESSKIYTQHIRMLNGEAKEFYEENEVLFDFQNFQFLESSKASKAVSDYAEPCIIISSSGMVQGGRVEHHVAQNISNPYSTILIIGYCAEGTLGWRLLNGQQTLSIKGKDHQVLANIEKIDVFSGHGDRNDLMSFVGKQSPETLKNIFLVHGEYESMESFKATLSEAGYPQVTIPKKGESFDL; encoded by the coding sequence ATGAAATTATCGTTTCTGGGGGCGGCCCGGCAGGTAACAGGTAGTATGTACCTGCTGGAACTAGAGGATGACTATCGCATCCTGATTGACTGTGGATCGGACATGGAGAGACCCAACTCCAACGGTCAATCTGGATTACACGAAGCCGCTCCAACTATTCCTCACCGGGGATTTTTCCCGTTTGAGGCTTCGAGTATAAATGTGGTATTACTGACCCACGCCCACGTTGACCATTCGGGTAATCTGCCAAACCTGTATCGGGAAGGGTATGAAGGCCAGATTCTGTGTACTGAACCAACGCTGGCTCTAACCAATGTATTGCTGAAAGATGCCGCATCGCTCAATCAGAAGCGGATCAATGACCTGAATGTCAGCAAAAAACAGAAAGTGAAAGAGCGGCAGGTACAGATGCAGAAAACGCTCTATCTGGATAAACAGGTGCGGGAGGCAATGGAGAATGTTGTCCCCATTGCATTCAACCGAAAGTTCAGACTTACCAGCAACGTTGATGTCACGTTTATTCCGGCGGGCCATCTGCTGGGAGCCGCTCATATCGTGATCAATGTGTTTGAAAATGGAGAGCGTAAGAGTATTTGCTTCTCGGGCGATATTGGTCGGAAGAACTACCCACTCCTGGTCGACCCGGCACCCGTGCCCGCTGTTGATTATCTGGTTTGCGAAAGCACGTATGGCAATCGGTTGCACGAGAACCACATGTCGCCCGAAGACGCACTGGCCGATGTAATCCAGCGGACCTGTATCGACATTCCCGGACGCCTTATTATTCCGTCATTCAGCGTTGGGCGAACCCAGGCGCTGTTGTATACATTAAATCGGCTTTATACGGAACGGAATTTTCCGCCAATACGCGTGTTTTCGGATAGCCCTATGGCATTTGAAAGCTCCAAAATTTACACACAGCATATCAGAATGCTGAATGGCGAGGCTAAAGAATTCTACGAAGAGAATGAAGTACTGTTCGATTTTCAGAACTTTCAGTTTCTCGAATCATCAAAAGCCAGTAAGGCCGTTTCTGACTATGCCGAACCATGTATTATTATTTCCTCGTCGGGAATGGTGCAGGGCGGGCGGGTTGAACACCACGTTGCTCAAAATATTAGCAACCCTTACTCAACCATTCTGATTATTGGCTACTGTGCCGAAGGTACCCTGGGGTGGCGTCTTCTGAATGGACAGCAAACGCTGAGCATCAAAGGGAAAGATCATCAGGTACTGGCCAATATTGAGAAAATAGACGTGTTTAGCGGGCATGGCGACCGCAATGATTTGATGAGTTTTGTTGGCAAACAATCGCCCGAAACGCTAAAAAATATTTTTCTTGTTCACGGTGAATACGAAAGCATGGAGTCCTTTAAGGCAACCCTGTCTGAAGCTGGCTACCCGCAGGTAACTATTCCCAAAAAAGGCGAAAGCTTCGACTTATAA
- a CDS encoding acetyl-CoA carboxylase carboxyltransferase subunit alpha: protein MRTYLDFEKPIADLEARLEETKKLAQTSNVDVTEAVNMLELSIDKLRREIFQNLTRWQRVQLSRHPDRPYTLDYISLMCDQFIELHGDRTVRDDPAMVGGFCELGGQTVMIIGQQKGRNTKQRQHRNFGMPNPEGYRKALRLMKLAEKFNKPIITLIDTPGAFPGLEAEERGQGEAIARNLKEMFMLTVPVICIVIGEGASGGALGIAIGDRVLMLENTWYSVISPENCSTILWRSWDFKEQAAEAMKLTARDMELYKLVDGIVEEPIGGAHNDHQQMAYILKNVILNALAELNAIDAQERINQRIDKFCSMGVVLE, encoded by the coding sequence ATGAGAACATACCTCGATTTTGAAAAGCCTATAGCCGATCTTGAAGCGCGGCTGGAAGAGACCAAGAAATTAGCCCAAACCAGTAATGTCGATGTTACTGAAGCGGTTAACATGCTGGAGCTTAGTATCGACAAACTCCGTCGGGAAATATTTCAGAATCTTACCCGCTGGCAGCGGGTACAACTGTCGCGTCATCCAGATCGTCCTTATACGCTTGATTACATTTCGCTCATGTGTGATCAGTTTATCGAACTGCATGGCGATCGCACCGTTCGCGATGATCCGGCTATGGTAGGCGGATTTTGTGAGTTGGGTGGGCAGACAGTAATGATTATCGGGCAACAGAAAGGGCGGAATACCAAACAGCGTCAACACCGCAATTTTGGGATGCCTAATCCTGAAGGGTATCGGAAAGCACTTCGGCTCATGAAACTGGCCGAAAAATTTAATAAACCGATCATTACCCTGATCGATACGCCGGGCGCATTTCCTGGACTAGAGGCCGAAGAGCGTGGCCAGGGCGAAGCCATTGCGCGTAACCTGAAAGAGATGTTTATGCTGACAGTGCCGGTTATCTGCATTGTTATTGGTGAAGGCGCTTCGGGCGGAGCGTTGGGTATTGCTATTGGCGATCGAGTGTTGATGCTCGAAAATACCTGGTATTCAGTTATTTCTCCCGAAAACTGCTCTACTATCCTTTGGCGTAGCTGGGACTTTAAAGAACAGGCCGCCGAAGCCATGAAGCTGACAGCCCGCGACATGGAGCTTTATAAACTGGTGGATGGCATTGTGGAAGAACCGATTGGCGGAGCGCACAACGATCATCAGCAAATGGCTTATATTTTAAAAAATGTAATCCTCAACGCTTTGGCCGAGCTGAATGCCATTGATGCTCAGGAACGGATCAATCAACGGATCGATAAGTTCTGCTCAATGGGTGTTGTGCTGGAGTAA
- a CDS encoding HAD family phosphatase — protein MIRNLIFDLGDVIIPIDLTAPIRNFAMLANVSEEQVRTIWKEHNFINHYETGLIDDEAFRSHVRSLLKNDDWADEVIDTAWNTVLLDLPVERIQRIKELKPHYRLFLLSNTSPIHIRRVNQVLAGLNQPTLGDLFEQVFYSYEVRLAKPSPEIYQHVLTEAGLVASETAFFDDNAANIQAAAALGIQAVHVLPPKTILDYLKDI, from the coding sequence ATGATTCGTAACCTCATTTTTGACCTCGGCGACGTTATTATTCCGATTGACCTAACGGCTCCCATCCGTAATTTTGCTATGCTGGCTAATGTGTCGGAAGAGCAGGTACGGACGATCTGGAAAGAACACAACTTTATTAATCATTACGAAACCGGCCTGATCGATGACGAAGCGTTTCGGTCTCATGTTCGGTCACTGCTTAAGAATGATGACTGGGCCGACGAAGTGATCGACACGGCCTGGAATACGGTTCTGCTCGATTTGCCTGTGGAGCGTATTCAGCGAATCAAAGAATTAAAGCCACATTATCGACTGTTTTTGCTCAGTAATACCAGTCCAATTCATATTCGGCGTGTCAATCAGGTGCTGGCTGGGTTGAATCAGCCCACGCTTGGGGATCTTTTTGAGCAGGTGTTTTATTCGTACGAGGTTCGGTTGGCAAAACCATCGCCCGAAATCTATCAGCATGTGCTAACTGAAGCCGGATTGGTTGCCAGCGAAACGGCGTTCTTCGACGATAATGCTGCGAACATACAAGCCGCTGCAGCGTTAGGGATTCAGGCGGTGCATGTGTTACCGCCTAAGACAATTTTAGATTATTTAAAGGATATATGA